In Macrobrachium rosenbergii isolate ZJJX-2024 chromosome 48, ASM4041242v1, whole genome shotgun sequence, one DNA window encodes the following:
- the LOC136831038 gene encoding putative cyclin-dependent serine/threonine-protein kinase DDB_G0272797/DDB_G0274007 gives MKGLPQTQQHQQQLPQRQPHQQQLPHRQPHQQQLLPLRQQHQQQLPLRQPHQQQLPLQQPYQQQLPHQQPQQQAPPTRPPQQHTHNATQQMQQPQQQTAPTHQPKQHRQQHKTLPPPPPINKRDPRLKEHRHQDARVDTQTPSTNPTPFSTYNTPVTKTPLLPNPTPFSTINPPSRKTPLLTLPPTPTTAPSSSHPNHSTPESPSKRNAVSITREEFRREVARVVEAVIAQLFPGVDYTATLRNTVAALL, from the coding sequence ATGAAGGGACTACCTCAGACTCaacaacaccagcaacaactaccccagcgacaaccacaccagcaacaactaccccaccgacaaccacaccagcaacaactacTACCCCTCCGACAACAACACCAGCAACAGCTGCCTCTCAGACAAccacaccagcaacaactaccccTACAACAACCATACCAGCAACAACTACCTCACCAACAACCCCAACAGCAAGCCCCTCCTACAAGACCTccacagcaacacacacacaatgctacACAACAGATGCAACAACCCCAACAACAAACTGCACCCACACACCAACCTAAGCAACACAGACAACAACACAAAACtctaccaccaccaccccccATAAACAAACGAGACCCCAGACTCAAAGAACACAGACACCAAGACGCACGCGTTGACACACAGACTCCATCCACAAATCCCACTCCTTTCTCCACCTACAACACCCCAGTCACAAAAACACCCCTACTTCCAAATCCTACTCCTTTCTCCACCATCAACCCCCCATCCAGAAAAACACCCCTACTTACCCTCCCGCCCACCCCTACCACCGCACCTTCATCCTCACATCCTAACCACAGTACCCCAGAGTCCCCCTCCAAAAGAAATGCAGTCTCCATCACCCGTGAGGAATTTAGACGAGAGGTAGCCAGAGTTGTGGAAGCAGTTATAGCACAACTCTTCCCAGGAGTGGACTACACAGCAACACTGAGGAACACAGTTGCAGCTCTGTTATAA
- the LOC136831039 gene encoding uncharacterized protein produces MASSYNNTPFHTSSQHSTTTTSSSSTSCNPDLASTINDTTSPTSSPHSSTSSSPSSPPHNLDMAATLTDTPSPTDSPQNGMTPSSSATPIMTAPRRRARSLSISPTAYTQDTQRPIASLEKKHPGIRIQARPNHRGLFTITPQTMEAVEILKQEAQILDPAERTQKGIICRYPITLPIAPKKDLSYIQDAVRCTNKAGEPTRKVLAVFKGRRPDEVVIPIWGKFPTKAYTPEPLRCFKCQ; encoded by the exons ATGGCATCTTCATACAATAACACACCCTTCCACACATCCTCACAGCACAGCACCACAACAACCTCATCATCCTCTACATCTTGCAACCCAGACTTGGCATCCACAATCAATGACACAACCTCACCCACATCCTCACCTCACAGCAGCACATCTTCCTCACCATCCTCTCCTCCCCACAACCTAGACATGGCAGCCACGCTCACGGACACACCCTCACCCACAGATTCACCTCAAAATGGCATGACACCCTCATCATCTGCTACCCCCATCATGACTGCCCCAAGACGACGAGCCAGATCCCTATCGATCTCTCCCACCGCTTACACACAGGACACGCAAAGACCAA TAGCATCCTTAGAGAAGAAGCATCCAGGAATACGAATACAGGCACGACCAAACCATAGAGGACTATTCACGATTACACCGCAGACGATGGAAGCAGTTGAGATCCTGAAGCAGGAAGCACAGATACTGGACCCAGCAGAAAGGACACAGAAGGGCATCATTTGTCGATATCCAATAACCCTCCCCATAGCCCCCAAAAAGGACCTCTCCTACATTCAGGATGCAGTACGGTGTACGAACAAGGCAGGAGAGCCAACACGAAAGGTACTGGCAGttttcaaaggaaggagaccagaCGAAGTAGTCATCCCAATATGGGGAAAATTCCCTACAAAGGCCTACACACCGGAACCTTTAAGATGCTTCAAATGCCAGTGA